The Blattabacterium sp. DPU genome includes a window with the following:
- a CDS encoding adenylosuccinate synthase, whose protein sequence is MPSNVIVGLQWGDEGKGKITDLLAKNSDYVIRYQGGNNSGHSIHIKNRYFILHLVPSGVIYSGVKCIIGPGVVVDPKSFIKEIQNLESMGMNTSNVLLAKRAHITMPYHRLLDQYKEESLGKKSIGTTHKGIGPTYEDKIARIGIRVLDLLDLDIFYKKLKYNIDLKNQIFTKIFQKKTLSFKSIYEEYIEYAKTISDRIIDGVYEIHKAFHNKKKILFEGAQAMLLDINYGTYPYVTTSSTSTGGVCTGSGIPPHFLKNFIGISKAYCTRVGFGPFPTEIENEIGDVIRQKGNEYGATTKRPRRCGWLDLIALKYSCMINGINYLVITKLDVLSELKIIKVCVKYKYNNDIIQYFPADIIKNVKGVYIDFPGWKKDISSIHKYEDLPINCQKYIGFIENFLNLEIILISVGSERNQNIIKNKSLFLKIFN, encoded by the coding sequence ATGCCTTCAAATGTTATTGTTGGTCTCCAATGGGGTGACGAGGGAAAAGGAAAAATTACAGACTTACTTGCTAAAAATTCGGATTATGTAATCCGTTATCAAGGAGGAAATAACTCAGGTCATTCTATTCATATTAAAAATCGTTATTTTATTCTTCATTTAGTTCCTTCTGGAGTTATTTATTCTGGAGTGAAATGTATTATCGGTCCTGGAGTGGTGGTTGATCCTAAATCTTTTATAAAAGAAATACAAAATCTAGAATCAATGGGAATGAATACATCTAATGTATTATTAGCAAAAAGAGCACACATCACTATGCCTTACCATCGTTTATTAGATCAGTATAAAGAAGAATCTTTAGGAAAAAAATCAATAGGAACAACACACAAAGGAATTGGTCCTACTTATGAAGATAAAATTGCTCGTATAGGGATTCGTGTTTTAGATTTATTGGATTTAGACATTTTTTATAAAAAATTAAAATACAATATTGATTTAAAAAATCAAATTTTTACAAAAATTTTTCAAAAAAAAACTCTTTCTTTTAAATCTATTTATGAAGAATATATAGAATATGCAAAAACTATTTCTGATCGAATAATAGACGGAGTTTATGAAATTCATAAAGCTTTTCATAATAAAAAAAAGATTCTATTTGAAGGAGCTCAAGCTATGTTATTAGATATAAATTATGGAACATATCCATATGTAACCACTTCTTCTACTTCTACAGGAGGAGTATGTACAGGATCTGGAATCCCTCCTCACTTTTTAAAAAATTTTATAGGAATATCAAAGGCATATTGTACTCGTGTAGGATTTGGTCCTTTTCCTACAGAAATAGAAAATGAAATTGGGGATGTAATTCGTCAAAAAGGAAATGAGTATGGAGCAACAACAAAACGCCCAAGACGATGCGGATGGTTAGATTTGATTGCTCTTAAATATTCTTGTATGATTAACGGAATTAATTATTTAGTTATTACAAAATTAGATGTTTTAAGTGAATTGAAAATTATTAAAGTGTGTGTAAAGTATAAATATAATAATGACATTATTCAATATTTTCCAGCAGATATAATAAAAAATGTAAAAGGAGTTTACATAGATTTTCCTGGATGGAAAAAAGATATATCTTCTATTCATAAATACGAAGATTTGCCAATAAATTGTCAAAAATACATAGGATTTATTGAAAATTTTCTGAATTTAGAAATTATATTAATTTCTGTGGGTTCTGAAAGAAATCAAAATATTATTAAAAATAAATCACTATTTTTAAAAATTTTTAATTAA
- the ruvB gene encoding Holliday junction branch migration DNA helicase RuvB: protein MSSFLEGSLNPKTIQDFVGQYEILNNLKIFIQAAKKRKEALDHILFHGPPGLGKTTLAHIVANELCVNITVTSGSVLDKPGDLAGLLIHLKMNDVIFIDEIHRLSPVVEEYLYSAMDNYKIDIIIDSGSNARSVKIDLSPFTLIGATTRSGLLTAPMRSRFGINFRLNYYEKKLLNNIVNRSAKLLNIPITEKASYEIANRSRGTPRIANALLRRIRDFAQIKGNGIIDINICNLGLQALNVDKYGLDEMDNRILSYIIDHFKGGPVGINTIAIAVSENSDTIEEVYEPFLIQEGYLIRTPRGRKVTKLAYHHIKKNLKKK, encoded by the coding sequence ATGTCATCTTTTTTAGAAGGATCTTTAAATCCTAAAACAATTCAAGATTTTGTTGGACAATATGAAATATTGAATAATCTGAAGATTTTTATTCAGGCTGCTAAAAAAAGAAAAGAAGCTTTAGATCATATTTTATTTCATGGACCTCCAGGATTAGGAAAAACAACACTTGCTCATATTGTGGCTAATGAATTATGTGTGAATATTACTGTAACTTCTGGATCTGTTCTAGATAAACCTGGAGATTTAGCTGGACTATTAATTCATTTAAAAATGAATGATGTAATTTTTATTGATGAAATTCATCGTCTTTCTCCAGTTGTAGAGGAATATTTGTATTCAGCTATGGATAATTATAAAATAGACATTATCATAGATTCTGGATCTAATGCTAGATCTGTTAAAATAGATTTATCTCCTTTTACTTTAATAGGAGCAACTACAAGATCAGGTTTATTAACAGCTCCTATGCGTTCTAGATTTGGTATTAATTTTCGTCTTAATTATTATGAAAAAAAATTATTAAACAATATTGTCAATCGTAGTGCAAAATTGCTAAATATTCCAATAACAGAAAAAGCATCTTATGAAATAGCAAATAGAAGTCGTGGAACTCCACGTATTGCCAATGCTTTATTACGTAGAATCCGTGATTTTGCACAAATCAAAGGAAATGGAATCATTGATATCAATATATGTAATCTAGGGTTACAAGCTCTTAATGTAGATAAATATGGATTAGATGAAATGGATAATAGAATTCTTTCATATATTATAGATCATTTTAAAGGAGGCCCTGTGGGAATTAATACTATAGCAATAGCTGTTAGTGAAAATTCTGATACAATAGAAGAAGTTTATGAACCTTTTCTTATTCAAGAAGGATATTTAATTAGAACACCAAGAGGAAGAAAAGTAACGAAATTAGCTTATCATCATATTAAAAAAAATTTAAAAAAAAAATAG
- the surE gene encoding 5'/3'-nucleotidase SurE produces MNKKPIILVTNDDGIIAPGIRALVHYMNLLGDVYVVAPNKPQSGVGHAITMNTVLFCDSVKIDNGHQKEWECSGTPVDCVKLAISEILPRKPDICVSGINHGSNSSINIMYSGTISAVIEASIEGISSVGFSLSDFDWNADFEPSKKYVCQIVKKILYNPIPEKIITLNVNIPKLGKKQIKGIKICRQAESKWIESFDKRYNPSGKTYYWLVGDFLNLDKKEDTDEWALKNGYVSIVPIQLDMTNYTILNFLKSWNFVVLFVLCLF; encoded by the coding sequence ATGAATAAAAAACCAATTATTTTAGTTACAAATGATGATGGAATCATAGCTCCAGGTATTAGAGCACTTGTTCATTATATGAATTTATTAGGAGATGTGTATGTAGTGGCTCCAAATAAACCTCAATCTGGAGTGGGCCATGCAATAACAATGAATACAGTATTATTTTGTGATTCTGTAAAAATAGATAATGGACATCAAAAAGAATGGGAGTGTTCTGGTACTCCAGTAGATTGTGTTAAATTAGCAATTAGTGAGATACTTCCCCGTAAACCTGATATTTGTGTATCAGGAATTAATCATGGGTCAAACTCTTCTATTAATATTATGTATTCTGGAACTATTTCTGCAGTTATTGAAGCTAGTATAGAGGGAATTTCATCTGTAGGATTTTCTCTATCGGATTTTGATTGGAATGCAGATTTTGAACCATCCAAAAAATATGTATGTCAGATTGTTAAAAAAATTCTTTATAATCCTATTCCGGAAAAAATAATCACATTGAATGTTAATATTCCTAAATTAGGAAAAAAACAAATTAAAGGAATTAAAATATGTAGACAAGCAGAGTCTAAATGGATAGAAAGTTTTGATAAACGTTATAATCCTAGTGGAAAAACTTATTATTGGTTAGTCGGAGATTTTTTGAATTTGGATAAAAAGGAAGATACAGATGAATGGGCTTTAAAAAATGGATATGTATCTATTGTCCCTATTCAATTAGATATGACAAATTATACTATTTTAAATTTTTTAAAGTCTTGGAATTTTGTTGTATTATTTGTTTTATGTTTATTCTGA
- a CDS encoding carboxy terminal-processing peptidase: MNFKIKKLNNIKYIIIGFLFIFSFSLCTPLGEQEKHRIILKIIYKTLYFLYPNPISIDNDFSNKVYQKYFEKLDNQKRFFIQKDVEELSLYKEKIDDFWIHGDTTFFNIVMERFFQRIKEAESMCLQILKTPFDFNKKEIYMLEEQKLFFSKNRKEWIEKWRKHLKYLTLLEIITSKNQKKITSKNQKKITSKNQKKIWKNAFFNNEKTSRKKVEEYIREYFRKLKMKKKSDWFSTYVNTITTQYDPHTNYFSPKEKEIFDSNISGQIEGIGVKLEDDKGYPTVIKLIIGGPAWKNKKIEIGDKIIRVAKNVNSESKNIVGMLLENSIRLIRGKKGSKVKLTIQKKNGSIEDVILTREIIEKKEIFAKSVIILDKNQDKYGLIYLPEFYFNPENKNGKNAAEDMKKIIQKLKKENIKGILIDIRNNGGGSLNSVIEIAGFFLGKKPILQIGKPNKQKKRLESHKNKILWTGPLVVLVNELSASASEILAAAIKDYKRGIIVGSTQTYGKGTIQTIYPLNRFLFYNEKLGSLKFTINKFYRVNGSSTQLKGVNSDIVITNNMTNLKFVEKNQTNPMKWDNTDPIPFLHSSYYYNNFFLEKVKHKSIERLKKNRNFIMIYKTIQSLEKKVSNKKQVPLNWEKFYYENLEIKKRNKYFKKLMNYLNTYGFRSFYSSYKIISNAKESEEQKEWEKNIRKDFSIAECMNILRDFNEIP; the protein is encoded by the coding sequence GTGAATTTTAAAATAAAAAAGCTGAATAATATAAAATATATAATAATTGGTTTTTTATTCATTTTTTCATTCAGCCTTTGTACCCCATTAGGAGAACAGGAAAAACATCGTATAATACTTAAAATAATATATAAAACACTTTACTTTTTGTATCCAAATCCTATTTCTATAGATAATGATTTTTCAAATAAAGTATATCAAAAATATTTTGAAAAACTAGATAATCAAAAACGATTTTTTATTCAAAAGGATGTGGAAGAACTTTCTTTATATAAAGAAAAAATAGACGATTTTTGGATTCATGGAGATACTACTTTTTTTAATATTGTTATGGAACGTTTTTTTCAAAGAATAAAAGAAGCGGAATCTATGTGTCTTCAAATATTGAAAACCCCTTTCGATTTTAATAAAAAAGAAATATATATGTTGGAAGAACAAAAATTATTTTTTTCAAAAAATAGAAAAGAATGGATCGAAAAATGGAGAAAACATTTAAAATATTTGACATTATTAGAAATAATCACTTCCAAAAATCAAAAAAAAATCACTTCCAAAAATCAAAAAAAAATCACTTCCAAAAATCAAAAAAAAATTTGGAAAAATGCATTTTTTAATAACGAGAAAACATCAAGAAAAAAAGTAGAAGAATATATTCGGGAATATTTTAGAAAATTAAAAATGAAAAAAAAATCCGATTGGTTTTCTACATATGTTAATACTATTACTACTCAATATGACCCTCATACTAATTATTTTTCTCCTAAAGAAAAAGAAATATTTGATTCAAATATATCTGGACAAATAGAAGGAATTGGTGTCAAATTAGAAGATGATAAAGGATATCCAACAGTTATTAAACTTATTATTGGTGGACCTGCATGGAAAAATAAAAAAATAGAAATAGGAGATAAAATCATACGAGTAGCAAAAAACGTTAATTCAGAATCTAAAAATATTGTAGGAATGTTATTAGAAAATTCGATTCGTTTAATAAGAGGAAAAAAAGGAAGTAAAGTTAAACTAACTATTCAAAAAAAAAATGGATCTATAGAAGATGTAATTCTCACCAGAGAGATAATTGAAAAAAAAGAAATTTTTGCAAAAAGTGTTATAATTTTGGATAAAAATCAGGATAAATATGGATTGATCTACTTACCAGAATTTTATTTCAATCCTGAAAATAAAAATGGAAAAAATGCAGCTGAAGATATGAAAAAAATCATACAAAAATTGAAAAAGGAAAATATAAAAGGAATTCTAATAGATATCAGAAATAATGGAGGAGGATCTTTAAATTCTGTAATAGAAATTGCTGGTTTTTTTTTAGGAAAAAAACCTATCCTACAGATAGGAAAACCTAATAAACAAAAAAAGAGACTTGAAAGCCATAAAAATAAAATTCTATGGACGGGTCCTCTTGTAGTTCTTGTGAATGAATTATCAGCTTCTGCTTCTGAAATTTTAGCTGCAGCTATAAAAGATTATAAAAGAGGAATTATAGTTGGAAGTACTCAAACATATGGAAAGGGAACAATACAAACTATTTATCCATTAAATAGATTTTTATTTTATAATGAAAAACTAGGATCCTTAAAATTTACCATAAATAAATTTTATCGTGTTAATGGAAGTTCAACTCAATTAAAGGGAGTAAATTCTGATATAGTTATTACAAACAATATGACAAATTTAAAATTTGTGGAAAAAAATCAAACTAATCCTATGAAATGGGATAATACGGATCCTATTCCTTTTCTTCATTCTTCTTATTATTATAATAATTTTTTTTTAGAAAAAGTAAAACACAAAAGCATAGAACGGTTGAAAAAAAATAGGAATTTCATTATGATTTATAAAACAATCCAATCATTAGAAAAAAAAGTTTCTAACAAAAAACAGGTTCCTTTAAACTGGGAAAAATTTTATTATGAAAATTTAGAAATAAAAAAAAGAAATAAATATTTTAAAAAATTAATGAACTATTTGAATACATATGGATTCCGATCATTTTATTCTTCTTACAAAATCATTTCAAATGCAAAAGAATCAGAGGAACAAAAAGAATGGGAAAAAAATATTAGGAAAGATTTTTCTATAGCAGAATGTATGAATATATTACGAGATTTTAATGAAATTCCATAA
- the gyrA gene encoding DNA gyrase subunit A, producing MNESEGEKLISINIEDEMKSSYIDYSMSVIVSRALPDVRDGLKPVHRRVLYGMYQLGIISNSSYKKSARIVGEVLGKYHPHGDVSVYDTMVRMAQKWTLRYPLIDGQGNFGSLDADPPAAMRYTEVRMKKISEEMLLDIKKETIDMQLNFDDSLEEPTVLPTRIPNLLINGSSGIAVGMATNIPPHNLKETINAICAYIDHNDLSIEQIMKYIKAPDFPTGGIIYGYDGVQNAFRTGKGRIVLRAKVQFEEIHGRQCIVVNEIPYQVNKADMIAKTVELIKEGKMEGIYQIRDESDRNGLRIVYILKQNTNPNILLNKLFQYTSLQTYFNVNNIALVNGKPVQLNIKNMIQHFVDHRHNVIIRRTKYELKKYHNRVHILLGFLKVLDYLDIMIQLIQKSRNHYDACDRLIQKFKISKNQSKSILDMRLQNLTSLEIKKLKKEYDELVKKIEFLKNVLEKHSTRTKIIKEELLEIQKKYQDIRRTQIDYSGDKVNVEDLIENEQVVLTISHAGYIKRTSLSEYKRQGRGGIGNRGATARESDFFKHLLIATNHQYLLFFTEKGKCFWLRVYEIPEGSKISKGRAIQNIIRIQQDDKVNAFILTGDLTNKKYVKDYYVMMITQKGIIKKTSLENYSRPRKDGINAIVIRKGDSLLEAILTIGNSHVFIAIKSGRIIRFLENQVRLTGRTSSGVIGININDKDLVIGMICVNVEEKEKGHLLVVSEKGFGKRSHIKDYRITNRGGKGIKTINITQKTGNLISIKYVTDQDDLMIIKKSGIIIRIPISDIRVMGRTTQGVRLINLKDNDAIADVAKVYKPIMEFH from the coding sequence ATGAATGAAAGTGAAGGAGAAAAATTAATTTCTATTAATATTGAAGATGAAATGAAATCATCTTATATAGATTATTCTATGTCTGTAATTGTATCTAGAGCTCTTCCTGATGTTAGAGATGGATTAAAACCTGTACACAGAAGAGTTCTTTATGGAATGTATCAACTAGGAATTATTTCTAATAGTTCTTATAAAAAATCTGCTCGCATTGTTGGAGAAGTGTTAGGAAAATATCATCCCCATGGAGATGTTTCTGTCTATGATACTATGGTTCGTATGGCTCAAAAATGGACATTACGTTATCCATTAATAGATGGACAGGGAAATTTTGGATCACTGGATGCAGATCCTCCTGCTGCTATGCGTTATACGGAAGTAAGAATGAAAAAAATATCTGAAGAAATGCTATTGGATATCAAAAAAGAAACAATAGATATGCAATTAAATTTTGATGATTCTTTAGAAGAACCTACAGTTTTACCCACACGAATTCCTAATCTTTTGATTAATGGATCTTCTGGTATTGCAGTTGGAATGGCAACTAATATCCCTCCTCATAATTTAAAAGAAACTATAAATGCTATTTGCGCATATATAGATCATAATGATTTATCTATAGAACAAATTATGAAATATATTAAAGCCCCTGATTTTCCTACAGGTGGTATTATTTACGGATACGATGGAGTTCAAAATGCTTTTCGTACCGGTAAAGGACGCATTGTTTTACGTGCGAAAGTACAATTTGAAGAAATTCATGGTAGACAATGTATTGTTGTAAATGAAATTCCTTATCAAGTCAATAAAGCGGATATGATTGCTAAAACAGTGGAATTGATAAAAGAAGGAAAAATGGAGGGAATTTATCAAATTCGTGACGAATCGGATAGAAATGGATTACGCATTGTATATATTTTGAAACAAAATACAAATCCTAATATATTATTAAATAAACTGTTTCAATATACTTCTTTACAAACTTATTTTAATGTAAACAATATAGCATTAGTTAATGGGAAACCTGTTCAGTTAAATATAAAAAATATGATTCAACATTTTGTTGATCATAGACATAATGTTATTATTCGTAGAACTAAATACGAACTTAAAAAGTATCATAATCGCGTTCATATTTTGTTAGGCTTTCTAAAAGTATTAGATTATTTAGATATTATGATTCAATTAATTCAAAAATCTAGAAATCATTATGACGCTTGTGATAGATTAATTCAAAAATTTAAAATATCAAAAAATCAATCTAAATCCATTTTAGACATGAGATTGCAAAATCTCACGTCTTTAGAAATCAAGAAACTTAAAAAAGAATATGATGAACTTGTGAAAAAAATAGAATTTTTGAAAAATGTTTTAGAGAAGCATTCCACAAGAACTAAAATTATTAAAGAAGAACTTTTAGAAATTCAAAAAAAGTATCAAGATATACGTAGAACACAAATTGATTATTCTGGAGATAAGGTCAACGTAGAAGATTTGATTGAAAACGAACAGGTTGTTCTCACAATTTCCCATGCTGGCTATATTAAAAGAACATCTCTATCAGAATATAAACGTCAAGGGAGAGGAGGAATCGGAAATAGAGGAGCTACTGCTAGAGAATCTGATTTTTTCAAACATTTACTTATTGCAACCAATCATCAATATCTACTTTTTTTTACAGAAAAAGGAAAATGTTTTTGGTTGAGAGTATATGAAATTCCAGAAGGATCTAAAATTTCTAAAGGTAGAGCTATACAAAATATTATTCGTATTCAACAAGATGATAAAGTCAATGCTTTCATATTAACAGGAGATCTAACTAATAAGAAATATGTTAAAGATTATTATGTGATGATGATTACGCAAAAAGGTATTATTAAAAAAACATCTTTAGAAAATTATTCTCGTCCTAGAAAAGATGGGATCAATGCTATTGTGATTCGGAAAGGAGATTCTTTATTGGAAGCTATTCTGACTATAGGAAATAGTCATGTTTTTATTGCAATAAAAAGTGGAAGAATTATTCGTTTTTTAGAAAATCAAGTTCGTTTAACTGGAAGAACTTCTTCGGGAGTTATAGGAATTAATATTAATGATAAAGATTTAGTTATTGGAATGATATGCGTAAATGTAGAAGAAAAAGAAAAAGGACATTTATTAGTAGTTTCTGAAAAAGGATTTGGAAAAAGATCCCATATAAAAGATTATCGCATTACCAATCGTGGTGGAAAAGGAATTAAAACAATAAATATAACTCAAAAAACAGGAAATTTGATTTCTATCAAATATGTAACGGATCAAGATGATTTAATGATTATTAAAAAATCAGGTATTATTATACGTATTCCTATATCGGATATAAGAGTAATGGGAAGAACAACTCAAGGAGTTAGATTAATTAATTTAAAAGATAACGATGCTATAGCTGATGTGGCAAAAGTTTATAAACCTATTATGGAATTTCATTAA
- the aroB gene encoding 3-dehydroquinate synthase yields the protein MYKKRGDYVHFNEKAYNVLENYLLHQVDSIKNIFILIDDITYTHCLPILFQKIDFLKKSNLIQIKSGEKEKNIDTCIQICKSLEKFKATRKSLILNLGGGVITDIGGFVASIFKRGIRFINIPTTLLGMVDAAIGYKTGVNLDSIKNEIGSFYIPEFLIIDTHFLKTLPNEEIFSGMAEMLKHGLIADKNFWKQMNQIQKNIIQDENQWTHLIQKSILIKQKIVDQDPKEKGLRKILNFGHTIGHALESYFMNINKILHGVAVTMGMIYESWISYKINGLSISDYKEIKYALSTLCPINKISDLEFQKLLLIMEHDKKNEKNKIQFSLLKEIGKCSYNCSVPYPLIKESFLN from the coding sequence ATGTACAAAAAAAGGGGAGATTATGTCCACTTTAATGAAAAAGCTTATAATGTATTGGAAAATTACTTACTACATCAAGTAGACTCCATAAAAAATATATTTATTTTAATAGATGATATTACCTACACACATTGTCTTCCCATTCTTTTTCAGAAAATAGATTTTTTAAAAAAATCTAATCTTATTCAGATTAAATCTGGAGAAAAAGAAAAAAATATTGACACATGTATTCAAATATGTAAAAGTCTAGAAAAATTTAAAGCAACTAGAAAAAGTTTAATTCTCAATTTAGGAGGAGGAGTTATAACTGATATTGGAGGTTTTGTCGCTTCCATCTTTAAACGAGGAATTCGTTTTATTAATATTCCTACTACTTTATTAGGCATGGTTGATGCTGCTATAGGATATAAAACAGGAGTGAATTTAGACTCTATAAAAAATGAAATAGGATCTTTTTATATTCCAGAATTTTTAATCATTGATACTCATTTTCTAAAAACTCTTCCCAATGAAGAAATTTTTTCTGGAATGGCAGAAATGTTAAAACATGGATTGATAGCTGATAAAAATTTTTGGAAACAAATGAATCAAATACAAAAAAATATCATTCAAGATGAAAATCAATGGACTCATTTAATTCAAAAATCTATTTTAATTAAACAAAAAATTGTAGATCAAGATCCTAAAGAAAAAGGATTAAGAAAAATCCTTAATTTTGGCCACACTATTGGACATGCTTTAGAAAGTTATTTCATGAATATTAACAAAATATTACATGGAGTTGCTGTAACTATGGGAATGATTTATGAATCATGGATTTCTTATAAAATTAATGGTTTATCTATATCTGATTACAAAGAAATTAAATATGCACTTTCTACATTATGTCCCATAAATAAGATTTCTGATTTAGAATTTCAAAAATTATTGTTAATTATGGAACATGACAAAAAAAATGAAAAAAATAAAATTCAATTTTCCTTATTAAAAGAAATAGGAAAATGTTCATATAATTGTTCAGTTCCGTATCCCTTAATTAAGGAAAGTTTTTTAAACTAA
- a CDS encoding DedA family protein, with protein MSDIWDFFQHFFNPRWIFLYFGNTAFFILLAIVFAETGFFIGFFLPGDSLLFTAGIFGKDLCKNFYNVPFFVIILIVAGVAILGNMQGYWLGYKSGNLLYKKKDSFFFKKKHLILAKLFYNKYKTTALIISRFLPMFRSFAPIVAGAIRIDFKKFMIYNVIGALAWTFSIMLSGHYLNKSFPELKNHLEWIILLIVLITTFPIIFKMRKKKKKKIFI; from the coding sequence ATGTCAGATATTTGGGATTTTTTTCAGCATTTTTTTAATCCTAGATGGATATTTTTATATTTTGGAAATACAGCTTTTTTTATTTTATTAGCTATTGTTTTTGCGGAAACAGGATTTTTTATTGGCTTTTTTTTACCTGGAGATTCTCTATTATTTACAGCTGGAATCTTTGGGAAAGATCTATGTAAAAATTTTTATAACGTTCCTTTTTTTGTAATTATTTTAATTGTAGCAGGTGTAGCTATTCTTGGAAACATGCAAGGATACTGGTTAGGATATAAATCTGGGAACCTGTTATATAAAAAAAAAGATTCCTTTTTTTTTAAAAAAAAACATTTGATTTTAGCAAAATTATTTTATAATAAGTATAAAACAACGGCTCTAATCATAAGTCGTTTTTTGCCCATGTTTCGTTCTTTTGCTCCTATTGTAGCAGGAGCCATTCGCATAGATTTTAAAAAATTTATGATATATAATGTTATTGGAGCACTTGCTTGGACTTTTTCTATTATGTTATCGGGACATTATTTAAATAAAAGTTTTCCGGAACTAAAAAATCATCTCGAATGGATTATTTTATTAATTGTATTGATTACTACTTTTCCAATTATTTTTAAAATGAGAAAAAAAAAGAAAAAAAAAATATTTATCTAA
- a CDS encoding nucleoside deaminase translates to MKIALKEAFIAFHKNEIPIGAAITYQNMVIAKAHNLTETLCDITAHAEMLVIHLASNYFKKKYIQKCTLYVTLEPCVMCAGALFWSQIGRVVCGASNPSERGFLCSGIKLHPKTEFVSGIMENQCKSLIQKFFCKKRIYKSKKI, encoded by the coding sequence ATGAAAATCGCTTTGAAAGAGGCTTTTATTGCTTTTCATAAAAATGAAATTCCAATAGGTGCTGCAATAACATATCAAAATATGGTTATAGCAAAAGCTCATAATTTAACTGAAACTTTATGTGATATTACAGCACATGCAGAAATGTTAGTGATTCACTTAGCATCTAATTATTTTAAAAAAAAATATATCCAAAAATGTACTTTATATGTCACTCTAGAACCATGTGTTATGTGTGCAGGAGCTTTATTTTGGTCTCAAATAGGAAGAGTTGTTTGTGGAGCTTCTAATCCTTCCGAAAGAGGATTTTTATGTTCTGGCATTAAATTGCATCCTAAAACAGAATTTGTATCTGGAATAATGGAAAATCAATGTAAATCTCTTATACAAAAATTTTTCTGTAAAAAAAGAATTTATAAATCTAAAAAAATTTAG
- a CDS encoding 50S ribosomal protein L25, whose product MRYVNIYGYKRDIGRKAVRSIRINGKIPCILYGKNINVPFSASLDSLKKIIYTTESYGIILNIEGYDQKINAIRKEIQFDPVDEKILHVDFYKIDELKPIILEIPVKSFGRPIGVAKGGVYHFAIRKLKVKAYIDNMPEYIKLDINSLNIGDKIIVENLSNDRYTILHPSHTLIASVKNSRIIKGSQEEENQEKKEDKKQKKE is encoded by the coding sequence ATGAGATACGTAAATATATACGGTTATAAAAGAGATATTGGACGAAAAGCAGTTCGTTCTATTCGAATAAATGGAAAAATACCATGTATTTTGTATGGAAAAAATATAAATGTTCCATTTTCTGCTTCATTAGATAGTTTAAAAAAAATAATATACACTACAGAATCATATGGTATTATTCTTAATATAGAAGGATATGATCAGAAGATCAATGCCATTCGAAAAGAAATTCAATTTGATCCTGTTGATGAAAAAATATTACATGTAGATTTTTATAAAATTGATGAATTAAAACCTATTATATTAGAAATTCCTGTAAAATCTTTTGGTAGACCTATCGGAGTAGCAAAAGGAGGAGTATATCATTTTGCTATTAGAAAATTGAAAGTAAAAGCATATATAGATAATATGCCAGAATACATTAAATTAGATATTAATTCTTTAAATATAGGAGATAAAATAATAGTAGAAAACTTATCCAACGATCGATATACTATATTACATCCATCTCATACATTAATAGCAAGTGTAAAAAATTCCCGTATCATTAAAGGTTCTCAAGAAGAAGAAAATCAGGAAAAAAAAGAGGATAAAAAACAAAAAAAGGAATAA